A window of Paenibacillus polygoni contains these coding sequences:
- a CDS encoding GNAT family N-acetyltransferase encodes MHMIIRKEEAKDYEAVKKIVQRAFESMEFSDKKEHELVARIRTSEAFIPELSLVAINKENDEVIGHILFSKIKIVGEGKTAESLALAPVSVLPQYQNQGVGRRLIEEGIQVAKELGYGSVIVLGHPEYYPKFGFKKASLWGIKAPFEVPDDAFMALELSVNSLKDQSGVVEYSVAFFEA; translated from the coding sequence ATGCATATGATCATTAGAAAAGAAGAAGCGAAGGATTATGAAGCCGTAAAGAAGATAGTACAACGTGCGTTTGAATCTATGGAATTCAGTGATAAAAAAGAGCATGAACTCGTTGCCAGGATCCGTACATCGGAAGCGTTCATCCCTGAATTATCTTTAGTAGCGATAAATAAAGAGAATGATGAAGTCATCGGGCATATTCTTTTTTCAAAAATTAAAATCGTGGGTGAAGGAAAGACAGCAGAATCTCTAGCACTTGCTCCTGTTTCTGTACTACCCCAATATCAGAATCAAGGTGTCGGTAGAAGGCTTATTGAAGAAGGAATACAAGTAGCGAAAGAGTTGGGGTACGGTTCGGTTATTGTTTTGGGTCATCCCGAATATTATCCGAAGTTTGGATTTAAAAAAGCATCCCTATGGGGAATAAAGGCACCATTTGAAGTTCCGGATGATGCATTTATGGCACTAGAGCTTAGTGTAAATAGTCTTAAGGATCAATCCGGCGTAGTAGAATATTCGGTAGCATTTTTTGAAGCATAA
- a CDS encoding iron chaperone has translation MDEKKTKVESVDEYISQFPAEIQEILQKLRKVIKGAAPEAVEKISYQMPTFALSGNLVHYAAFKNHIGFYPAPSGIEAFKEELSGYKGAKGSVQFPLNQELPYELISRIVQFRAAENKEKAAAKKKGKEK, from the coding sequence ATGGATGAAAAGAAAACGAAGGTTGAGTCGGTTGATGAATATATTTCTCAGTTTCCAGCTGAGATCCAAGAAATCCTTCAGAAGCTCAGAAAGGTAATAAAAGGAGCTGCCCCAGAAGCAGTGGAAAAGATAAGTTATCAAATGCCTACCTTTGCGCTGAGTGGGAATCTAGTTCATTATGCTGCTTTTAAAAATCACATTGGCTTTTATCCGGCTCCAAGTGGTATCGAGGCTTTTAAAGAGGAATTATCCGGATATAAGGGGGCAAAAGGTTCTGTCCAATTTCCGCTGAATCAGGAACTTCCCTATGAATTAATCAGCAGGATTGTACAGTTTCGAGCCGCTGAGAATAAAGAAAAAGCAGCAGCTAAAAAGAAAGGTAAGGAAAAGTAA
- a CDS encoding copper amine oxidase N-terminal domain-containing protein — protein sequence MMRKKFGLLMLSLLMVCTVLSNVAPASAATKKIQVYLDGKVMSFSISPEIKNGVTFVQFRPLFEAFNYTVAYNNAAKRINANNGSTKIQLTVGQKSAYIDGMKTSLSAAPYITKGSTLVPLRFVAEATGYDVKWNQQNKTIHISTGIADSKVKAQVTEFFKKQQAAENERSLAKAMQLIHPDAPYYEEIKEEYRDQFLSKAKVVYSNVNNIEAYGDDIYATVTRTRSYISGPFFWDSVETYEVNLMKMPNGTLRQYDLYYEDYYYAAEDLIGTQVQVPVDTEKAIMETINNQYQGFNEKNTALLLSSMDPSSALYEMMQAMIDEGLLKAINFDMSAKFMSVIKYTGNTAILYAEETDKILKLDMESLYYLVKNKEGNWLIYDTVDISSVEDEFKYDVLS from the coding sequence ATGATGAGAAAGAAATTTGGGCTTCTTATGTTATCTCTGCTGATGGTATGTACCGTCCTTAGTAACGTGGCCCCTGCCAGTGCGGCAACTAAAAAGATCCAGGTATATCTAGATGGGAAGGTAATGAGCTTTTCTATTTCCCCTGAAATCAAAAATGGAGTCACTTTCGTACAGTTCCGTCCCTTATTTGAAGCCTTCAATTACACTGTCGCTTATAATAATGCGGCTAAACGAATTAATGCCAATAACGGTTCGACGAAAATTCAGCTGACGGTTGGACAGAAATCAGCTTATATTGATGGAATGAAGACAAGCCTTTCCGCGGCACCTTACATAACCAAGGGAAGCACGCTTGTTCCGCTTCGATTCGTAGCAGAAGCAACGGGTTATGATGTGAAATGGAATCAGCAGAACAAAACGATTCACATCTCAACTGGAATTGCGGATAGCAAGGTAAAAGCACAAGTCACCGAATTTTTCAAAAAACAGCAAGCGGCAGAAAATGAACGGAGTTTGGCGAAAGCGATGCAGCTGATTCACCCTGATGCTCCTTATTATGAGGAGATTAAAGAAGAATACCGCGATCAATTTCTTTCCAAAGCAAAAGTGGTCTACAGCAATGTAAATAACATTGAGGCGTATGGGGATGACATTTACGCGACCGTTACTCGAACACGAAGTTATATCAGCGGTCCATTCTTCTGGGATTCGGTAGAAACCTATGAAGTGAACTTGATGAAAATGCCGAATGGTACGTTAAGACAGTATGATTTGTACTACGAGGACTACTATTATGCAGCTGAGGATCTCATCGGCACTCAAGTTCAAGTACCAGTAGATACGGAAAAAGCAATCATGGAGACCATAAATAACCAATACCAAGGATTTAACGAAAAAAATACAGCGTTACTTCTCTCCTCGATGGACCCTTCATCTGCACTCTATGAGATGATGCAAGCTATGATTGATGAGGGTCTCCTAAAAGCAATTAATTTTGATATGTCTGCGAAATTTATGAGTGTCATTAAGTACACCGGGAATACTGCGATTCTGTATGCAGAAGAAACAGACAAAATTTTGAAATTAGATATGGAGAGCTTGTACTATCTCGTGAAAAATAAAGAAGGAAACTGGCTCATTTATGATACCGTTGATATTTCAAGCGTTGAAGATGAATTCAAATACGACGTACTTTCGTAA
- a CDS encoding GNAT family N-acetyltransferase: MELQISAEHSHEDRTHVRNKLIAFNHAHFSKELSNRYEELNLFVKNEDGETLGGIVGDICWNWLEIHYLILDEQIRGLGYGSKLLLEIEEIARQKSCDFIKLDTLSFQALDFYLKYGYEVYGSINNAGGHTHYYLKKDLKS, translated from the coding sequence ATGGAACTGCAGATTTCTGCTGAACATAGTCATGAAGATAGGACCCATGTACGTAATAAGCTGATTGCATTTAATCATGCTCACTTTTCTAAAGAACTGAGTAATCGGTATGAAGAATTGAACCTATTTGTAAAAAACGAAGACGGGGAAACGCTGGGTGGAATTGTGGGAGATATTTGCTGGAACTGGCTGGAGATCCACTATCTAATTCTGGATGAACAGATTCGCGGACTTGGTTATGGCTCGAAGTTATTGTTAGAGATCGAGGAAATAGCCAGGCAGAAATCATGCGATTTCATTAAACTCGATACCCTTAGCTTCCAAGCACTCGACTTCTATTTGAAATATGGCTATGAAGTATACGGATCTATCAATAATGCAGGCGGTCATACTCACTATTACTTAAAAAAGGATTTGAAAAGTTAG
- a CDS encoding RNA-guided endonuclease InsQ/TnpB family protein, protein MSTITAKIQIYVSSEQVNSLSITTNAYRKACNWLSAKVFETKELNQAKLNSSFYSTLRENFHLKSQMAQSVMKTVIARYKSAKSNGHEWSLVTFKQPEYDLVWNRDYSLNENRFSVNTLDGRLKFHFEKQGMKHYFDGTWKFGTAKLVHKYNKWFLHIPVTKDFEKISNTGINNVVGIDLGLNFLASTYDSKGKTEFFKGRIIKHKRGQFKTLRKQLQQRKTPSARKRLKKIGSRENRYVRDVNHQVTKALVEQYPKGTLFVLEDLSGVRNATEKVKVRNRYVSVSWAFYQFRELLEYKAVLHGHKVMIVNPKYTSQTCPKCGHVDKRNRNKKQHTFECRNCHYKSNDDRIGAMNLYRKGVEAMSAVTS, encoded by the coding sequence TTGTCTACAATTACTGCAAAGATACAAATTTACGTTTCAAGTGAACAAGTTAACTCACTTTCAATTACGACAAATGCATATCGCAAAGCCTGTAATTGGTTATCTGCGAAGGTGTTTGAAACAAAAGAATTAAATCAAGCTAAGCTCAATTCAAGTTTTTATTCTACCTTGAGAGAAAATTTTCACTTAAAAAGTCAAATGGCGCAATCGGTTATGAAAACAGTTATTGCTCGTTATAAATCCGCTAAATCCAATGGCCATGAGTGGTCGTTAGTCACCTTTAAGCAACCTGAGTATGATTTAGTTTGGAATCGTGATTATTCCCTTAACGAGAATCGATTTTCTGTAAACACGTTAGACGGACGTTTGAAATTTCACTTTGAAAAACAAGGCATGAAGCATTACTTCGATGGCACTTGGAAATTTGGAACTGCAAAGTTAGTCCACAAATATAACAAGTGGTTTTTGCATATTCCTGTGACAAAAGACTTTGAAAAAATTAGCAACACAGGCATTAATAACGTTGTCGGTATTGATTTGGGCTTAAACTTCTTAGCTTCAACTTATGACAGTAAAGGGAAAACTGAGTTTTTTAAAGGCAGAATCATTAAGCACAAACGAGGACAATTCAAAACACTTCGTAAGCAATTGCAACAACGTAAAACCCCTTCTGCTCGTAAACGTCTAAAAAAAATTGGTTCAAGAGAAAACCGTTATGTTCGTGATGTTAATCATCAAGTAACAAAGGCACTCGTTGAACAATATCCAAAAGGGACGTTGTTTGTATTAGAAGATTTAAGCGGCGTTCGTAACGCTACCGAAAAGGTGAAAGTGCGCAACCGGTATGTAAGCGTCTCATGGGCATTCTATCAATTTCGTGAACTACTTGAATATAAAGCCGTATTACACGGACATAAAGTAATGATAGTAAACCCTAAGTACACTTCTCAAACATGCCCTAAATGCGGACATGTTGATAAGCGCAACCGTAACAAAAAACAGCATACTTTCGAGTGTCGTAATTGCCATTACAAATCAAATGATGACCGTATTGGTGCTATGAACCTGTACAGAAAAGGCGTGGAAGCCATGAGTGCAGTTACTAGTTAA
- a CDS encoding phosphotransferase, which produces MEKKKELRSLLRDMEWIQKDPLLDELLAQNPPIIVQPMTQGMEAEVTKLCIQDNRFILKVWNKVSKPNIDYQYRLLSGLYEQGLPVSKPLGWGRKRSEQKEQVLFTYDDGGELQDYSEKKMQEIAALLYQIHQVNVEKLLPLTLPKYDFFAYYFPDLDQHPDLLAVVTEVASVTSIEHCHFIHGDFHLNNLVEKDGRMTIIDWTNGQLGDPRFDFSWSLFLKRIYMPSFLAEAFSNAYLSLHPIQEEDRTTFEAIAYLRWILLNRFAQGPEGIDLMKKANDIAARNPFLKDLNLQG; this is translated from the coding sequence ATGGAGAAAAAAAAGGAGCTGAGATCTCTGTTACGTGACATGGAATGGATACAGAAAGACCCTTTACTGGATGAGTTGTTAGCTCAAAATCCACCGATTATTGTACAGCCCATGACTCAAGGAATGGAAGCAGAAGTAACCAAACTATGTATACAGGATAATCGTTTTATTCTGAAAGTGTGGAACAAAGTTTCTAAGCCGAATATTGATTATCAGTACCGATTGTTATCAGGATTATATGAGCAAGGTTTACCTGTATCGAAGCCTCTGGGGTGGGGAAGAAAACGTTCTGAACAAAAGGAACAAGTACTGTTTACCTATGATGATGGCGGAGAACTACAAGATTATAGTGAAAAGAAAATGCAGGAGATCGCGGCTCTTTTATATCAGATTCACCAGGTGAATGTGGAGAAACTACTTCCGCTGACACTTCCTAAATACGATTTTTTTGCTTATTATTTTCCCGATCTTGATCAGCATCCGGATCTATTAGCTGTGGTAACTGAAGTGGCATCCGTAACTTCTATCGAACACTGTCATTTCATTCATGGTGATTTTCACTTAAATAATTTGGTAGAGAAGGATGGACGTATGACGATCATTGACTGGACGAATGGACAGCTTGGTGATCCGAGGTTTGACTTTTCCTGGTCTCTTTTTCTAAAGCGAATCTATATGCCTTCTTTCCTTGCCGAAGCTTTCTCTAATGCTTATCTCTCCTTACATCCTATTCAAGAGGAAGACAGAACTACATTTGAAGCTATCGCTTATTTGCGCTGGATTCTGCTTAACCGGTTTGCACAAGGACCGGAAGGAATAGACCTCATGAAGAAAGCAAACGACATTGCTGCCCGTAATCCGTTCTTAAAAGATCTAAACTTGCAGGGATAG
- a CDS encoding GNAT family N-acetyltransferase gives MDPIFDSFPILKSEILVLKKVEEEHVDELFEIYSNDVIFRYCGILPRHNKDTVRKMVGHFERDFNKQTRVKWGIFAKDQQDRLVGIIEVFDLNRKVNMAMMGYFLAEAYWGRGYATEAVRLVLEFLFLRAGINRVQADVMPQNEISKKVLLKNGFIKEGTLRQAALWSGKGVVDREVFGILKEEYCLSK, from the coding sequence ATGGATCCCATTTTTGACTCGTTTCCTATTCTGAAATCAGAGATTCTTGTACTTAAGAAAGTAGAAGAGGAACATGTGGATGAATTGTTCGAAATATACAGCAATGACGTGATATTTAGATACTGCGGAATCCTTCCGAGACATAACAAAGACACGGTAAGGAAAATGGTCGGGCACTTTGAGCGAGACTTCAATAAACAGACCCGTGTAAAGTGGGGGATTTTTGCTAAGGATCAGCAGGATCGGCTGGTTGGTATTATTGAGGTATTTGATCTTAATCGCAAGGTGAACATGGCCATGATGGGTTACTTCTTAGCAGAGGCTTATTGGGGCAGGGGATATGCAACGGAAGCGGTTCGCTTGGTGCTTGAATTCCTGTTCCTGCGCGCAGGTATTAACCGAGTTCAGGCAGATGTGATGCCGCAGAATGAAATCTCCAAAAAGGTGCTCCTGAAAAACGGTTTTATAAAAGAAGGTACTCTCAGACAAGCAGCACTTTGGTCCGGCAAAGGGGTAGTGGATCGGGAAGTATTCGGTATATTAAAAGAGGAGTATTGTCTCTCAAAATAA
- a CDS encoding MMPL family transporter, translated as MQKILKWRWLILAIWLVSASLLTVFQPDVNAILHERGQDPLTKDSPSKVASELLKEMTGDQGTSDIIVFHNENKLSDTDLTQIEAGIENIRDHSAELGVHDMIDPFSTPEAKSSLLSENGTTLMVSFSLDKGDREVAVIKEQLEQELAEIDTDYYLSGEDFIQNDYLEATTAGVEKSALLTVVFILAVLIIMFRSLLIPFISLLTVGITYLVSMGIAAQIIEKLNFPITSVTQMLLVLILFGIGTDYNILLFNRFKEELAHGATIDEAIFTTFRTAGKTILYSTLTVFIAFAALSFSNFGIYKSANVVAIGAIVLIVQIYTLTPFFMKTLGEKLFWPAKQNNGHKDSKFWTKLATISVKYPVITTALIIIIMVPVLMFSKQTLSFDQLKELGNAYPSTKGFSLVAENFSKGQALPTNVVIQNDERLDNNDALAVIDSITHSLNQLEGVDSVSSVTQPQFEEIPDLYTDNQTSAITDGISASRDGVDQIQDGISQMEAGLTTPDFSEVDQLVSGSGEITSGYQQLTDAVKELGGGISDSASGATGLSSGISEIRTGLSSIQKSSAQVSSGLGEIQKQYTALGSGYESLAKQLPAIQQGMTGINGLITALGAAHSELTSDDTYVQLKTQGAALEGGIAQWAGGLTQLNENYGKLNSAFKQAAGGLNQINSAQGQILSGLKELENGAKQLSTGLNQGAGGADEIAANMNKLNAALAKVNQGQKELSNGLSQFSGGLTSLKDGLHQSGNGLEDISEGLGKTNEFLTQFESSKTFFIPREALEGEDFAQVLDNFMSEDRKITKLMVILNDDPYSKKAMDTIEEINDTVASGLKGTVLDGAVFGAAGPSSTTYDTNKVQLESFNGTAVIVIIGVFLVLLFVIRSILPSIYIVLSLIVSYFVAMAATNLVTYQILGADGVSSFVPFFSFIIIVAVGVDYSIFFMMRYKEYGELDPAKALVESAKNIGGVIISAMIILGGTFATLIPSGLVLLIELASAVIAGLLVLCFILLPMLVPALIMLPNAFSKRKNTAANEKYTLHQ; from the coding sequence ATGCAAAAGATACTAAAGTGGCGCTGGCTTATTCTAGCCATCTGGCTGGTTAGCGCAAGCTTACTCACTGTATTTCAGCCAGATGTCAACGCGATTCTGCATGAGAGAGGCCAAGATCCGCTCACCAAAGACAGTCCTTCCAAAGTAGCAAGTGAGCTGCTAAAAGAAATGACAGGAGATCAAGGCACAAGCGATATTATTGTTTTTCATAATGAAAATAAACTGTCTGATACGGATCTGACTCAGATTGAAGCAGGTATAGAGAACATACGAGATCATAGTGCTGAACTCGGTGTGCACGATATGATCGATCCTTTTTCTACCCCAGAGGCGAAATCCTCTCTTCTCTCCGAGAATGGAACGACCCTTATGGTCAGCTTCAGTCTCGATAAAGGAGATCGTGAAGTTGCCGTTATTAAGGAACAACTTGAACAAGAACTCGCTGAGATAGATACTGATTATTATCTAAGCGGTGAAGATTTTATACAGAACGATTATTTAGAAGCAACAACGGCAGGTGTAGAAAAAAGTGCTTTATTGACCGTTGTGTTCATTCTGGCCGTTCTTATTATTATGTTCCGTTCACTGCTCATACCCTTTATCTCGCTGCTAACGGTGGGGATTACCTATCTCGTATCCATGGGCATTGCAGCACAAATTATTGAAAAATTGAATTTCCCGATCACCAGCGTAACGCAGATGCTGCTTGTCCTCATTCTGTTTGGGATCGGTACCGACTACAACATTCTTTTATTCAACCGCTTTAAAGAGGAACTTGCTCATGGTGCAACGATTGATGAAGCTATTTTCACTACGTTCCGAACGGCAGGCAAAACCATTCTTTACAGTACATTAACCGTATTTATTGCGTTTGCTGCACTCAGTTTCTCAAACTTTGGGATTTACAAATCCGCGAACGTGGTTGCCATTGGTGCGATTGTATTAATTGTGCAGATTTATACCTTGACCCCCTTCTTTATGAAGACACTTGGGGAAAAGCTATTCTGGCCTGCCAAACAAAATAACGGCCATAAAGACAGCAAGTTCTGGACCAAGCTCGCTACCATATCAGTAAAATATCCGGTGATTACTACCGCGCTTATTATAATTATCATGGTTCCTGTGCTCATGTTCAGCAAACAGACGCTTTCTTTTGATCAGCTGAAAGAACTCGGTAATGCCTACCCTTCAACAAAAGGGTTCAGCCTTGTCGCAGAAAACTTCAGTAAAGGTCAGGCGCTGCCTACGAATGTAGTCATTCAAAATGATGAGAGGCTGGATAACAATGATGCCCTGGCTGTAATTGATTCCATTACCCACTCCCTTAATCAGCTTGAAGGAGTTGACAGCGTATCGAGTGTAACGCAGCCGCAGTTTGAGGAAATTCCGGATTTGTATACCGATAACCAGACCTCAGCTATAACGGATGGAATCTCAGCTTCTAGGGACGGGGTCGATCAGATCCAAGATGGAATTTCACAGATGGAAGCAGGACTCACTACACCTGACTTTTCCGAAGTAGATCAGCTAGTTTCCGGTTCGGGAGAGATTACATCAGGCTATCAGCAGCTGACAGATGCGGTGAAAGAGCTTGGAGGCGGTATAAGTGACAGTGCTTCCGGAGCAACCGGACTTTCTTCGGGGATTTCCGAGATTCGCACTGGACTATCTTCCATACAAAAGAGCTCAGCACAAGTCTCTAGCGGACTCGGTGAGATCCAAAAACAATATACGGCGCTTGGCAGTGGATATGAATCACTAGCGAAGCAGCTGCCCGCTATTCAGCAAGGTATGACAGGGATTAACGGACTGATTACGGCCCTCGGTGCTGCCCATAGTGAACTAACATCAGATGATACCTATGTGCAGCTGAAGACACAGGGTGCGGCACTCGAAGGCGGCATCGCCCAGTGGGCTGGTGGACTGACACAGCTCAACGAGAACTATGGCAAGCTTAATAGTGCCTTCAAACAAGCTGCTGGTGGTCTGAATCAAATTAACAGTGCTCAGGGACAAATCCTCAGCGGCCTCAAGGAATTAGAAAACGGAGCAAAACAACTGAGCACTGGCCTGAATCAAGGCGCTGGCGGCGCGGATGAGATTGCTGCAAATATGAATAAATTAAATGCCGCTTTGGCTAAAGTGAACCAGGGACAAAAAGAACTGAGTAACGGTTTATCTCAGTTTTCCGGCGGTCTAACTTCATTAAAAGATGGACTTCATCAAAGTGGAAATGGGCTTGAAGATATTTCGGAGGGACTTGGAAAAACCAATGAATTCCTAACGCAGTTTGAATCTTCGAAAACATTCTTCATTCCTAGAGAAGCGCTCGAAGGAGAAGATTTTGCCCAGGTACTTGATAATTTCATGTCCGAAGATCGTAAAATTACGAAATTGATGGTTATTTTAAATGATGATCCTTATTCCAAGAAAGCGATGGACACCATTGAAGAGATTAACGATACCGTTGCTTCGGGACTTAAAGGAACCGTACTAGACGGAGCAGTATTTGGAGCAGCAGGACCAAGCTCAACAACTTATGACACCAATAAAGTACAGCTGGAGTCATTTAACGGAACAGCAGTGATCGTAATAATCGGGGTATTCCTTGTACTGCTGTTTGTCATTCGTTCCATTCTGCCATCCATCTATATTGTATTGTCTCTAATTGTCTCTTACTTTGTTGCCATGGCTGCAACGAACCTGGTTACCTATCAGATCCTCGGTGCTGACGGCGTATCATCCTTTGTTCCCTTCTTCTCCTTCATCATTATTGTGGCGGTCGGAGTCGATTACAGTATCTTCTTCATGATGCGCTACAAAGAATACGGGGAACTGGACCCTGCAAAAGCACTCGTGGAATCAGCCAAAAATATTGGCGGCGTCATCATCTCCGCCATGATTATACTCGGCGGCACCTTTGCCACACTCATCCCATCAGGACTTGTCCTGCTGATTGAACTGGCTTCTGCAGTCATTGCGGGTCTCCTTGTACTCTGCTTCATTTTACTTCCGATGCTGGTACCTGCTTTAATTATGCTGCCTAACGCATTCAGCAAGAGAAAAAACACAGCTGCAAATGAGAAATATACGTTGCATCAATAA
- a CDS encoding TetR/AcrR family transcriptional regulator, protein MQILKEEIRNNILSAALSEFEQYGYAQSSMRRIATAAGITTGNIYRYFKNKDDLFQALMGSAHEQFISYTIAIKEEIENTFTIHSDEVFEYIKMVDETIVELLKDSSTEIKILLTLSEGSAYASAKQDLIAIVIQILEKVFKVTRETTDLVPEDQLTIQMLAVTIIEGVCLILRDHRDGATIKYLVDELLQVFSVGIAEKINCGTRKA, encoded by the coding sequence ATGCAAATCTTAAAAGAAGAAATCCGAAATAATATTCTAAGCGCAGCCCTATCTGAATTTGAACAATATGGGTATGCGCAGTCCTCGATGAGACGAATTGCGACTGCAGCGGGAATAACAACCGGTAACATTTATCGCTATTTTAAGAACAAGGATGATTTATTCCAGGCCCTGATGGGCAGTGCACATGAGCAGTTTATTTCGTACACCATTGCAATTAAGGAAGAAATAGAGAATACCTTCACCATTCACAGTGACGAGGTATTCGAGTATATCAAAATGGTGGATGAGACCATTGTAGAACTGCTGAAAGACTCAAGTACAGAGATCAAAATCTTATTAACCTTAAGTGAAGGTTCGGCTTACGCATCGGCAAAACAGGATCTTATTGCGATTGTTATTCAGATTCTTGAGAAGGTATTTAAGGTTACTCGGGAAACAACGGACTTGGTCCCTGAAGATCAATTAACTATCCAAATGCTAGCCGTCACCATCATTGAAGGGGTATGCCTAATTCTCCGTGATCACCGGGATGGAGCAACTATTAAATATCTTGTTGATGAGCTGCTGCAGGTGTTCTCCGTGGGGATTGCGGAGAAAATTAATTGCGGTACTCGCAAAGCTTAG
- a CDS encoding MATE family efflux transporter encodes MYREKSNTFLNKYFTGKTLDFRQIIAIIIPIFVDQAFIILMALLNTAMIASSGVAAVSAVSMVDSINIFLVNVFVAVATGGTVIVAQYKGSRNEEMVSKSATQAITAIAILSIVICGLVITFHNPILNLLFGKAEAEVFENARVFLIGSCISYPFIAIFQAVTGVLRGVAETKACLGLSLIMNLTYLGLNILLITIFDMGIMGLVISMITARVLGMCISMYYLIKINQTLKYKIKEALKLDFSILKRIMAVGIPFAAEQMFFNGGKLLTQTFIVQLGTLAITVNAISGSISLLFQIGGSALSIAIVTVVGQCIGNGNIPDARKFIKSFMGLSTAFFILVAAIILPLFPFIVGLFSPPAEIVPDIFALTLLIAIVQPIFWSISFILPSALRAAGDSNFTSLTSLLSMWVLRVFLGYFLGITLGLGIMGVWIAMVTEWSIRGVIFWIRFRGDKWYRRKLI; translated from the coding sequence ATGTATAGAGAAAAATCTAATACATTCTTGAATAAATATTTTACTGGAAAGACGCTTGATTTCAGGCAGATTATCGCGATTATTATCCCGATATTTGTGGATCAGGCTTTTATTATTTTAATGGCGCTGCTAAATACAGCGATGATTGCATCATCGGGCGTTGCTGCAGTAAGTGCCGTGAGTATGGTCGATTCGATCAATATTTTTCTCGTTAACGTATTTGTTGCGGTAGCCACAGGGGGAACCGTCATTGTTGCTCAGTATAAAGGGAGCCGCAATGAGGAGATGGTATCGAAATCGGCTACACAGGCCATTACGGCAATAGCGATTCTTTCCATAGTCATATGCGGGCTGGTCATTACTTTCCATAACCCTATCCTGAATTTATTATTTGGTAAGGCGGAGGCAGAAGTTTTTGAGAATGCTCGAGTCTTTCTTATAGGCAGCTGTATTTCTTATCCGTTTATTGCGATATTTCAGGCCGTAACCGGTGTTCTACGCGGGGTAGCAGAGACGAAGGCTTGTCTAGGCTTGTCACTCATCATGAACCTTACGTATCTTGGACTGAATATTTTGCTTATTACTATATTCGATATGGGAATTATGGGTCTCGTTATTTCCATGATTACAGCACGGGTGCTGGGCATGTGTATCTCGATGTATTATCTGATCAAAATAAACCAGACTCTAAAATACAAGATCAAAGAAGCTCTAAAACTGGATTTTTCAATTCTCAAAAGGATTATGGCGGTAGGCATTCCATTTGCCGCTGAGCAGATGTTCTTTAACGGCGGGAAACTGCTTACTCAGACGTTTATTGTTCAGCTCGGGACGTTAGCTATTACCGTAAATGCAATCAGCGGCTCCATATCGCTCTTGTTTCAAATTGGGGGCAGCGCGCTTAGTATCGCCATTGTCACCGTAGTTGGGCAGTGTATTGGTAATGGCAATATACCGGACGCAAGGAAATTTATTAAGTCGTTCATGGGCTTGTCGACAGCATTTTTTATTTTGGTTGCTGCTATAATCCTTCCGCTGTTTCCGTTCATCGTGGGATTATTCTCGCCGCCGGCTGAGATTGTACCTGATATCTTTGCACTTACACTGCTGATTGCAATTGTTCAGCCGATCTTTTGGTCTATTAGTTTTATCCTTCCTTCTGCACTGCGTGCAGCTGGAGATTCAAACTTTACTTCTTTAACTTCGTTATTGTCAATGTGGGTTCTCCGTGTATTTTTAGGATACTTCCTAGGAATTACGCTAGGACTTGGAATTATGGGGGTATGGATTGCTATGGTCACGGAGTGGAGCATTCGTGGGGTGATTTTCTGGATTCGTTTCCGCGGGGACAAATGGTATCGTCGTAAACTGATCTAA